The following proteins are encoded in a genomic region of Triticum dicoccoides isolate Atlit2015 ecotype Zavitan chromosome 1B, WEW_v2.0, whole genome shotgun sequence:
- the LOC119349947 gene encoding MDIS1-interacting receptor like kinase 2-like, with product MGPLFYLCMVLMLPCLLPQQEAHAVRHGGISLRSQHMALLHWKATLASPLLQMSSWQQNTSPCNWTGIMCTAVRHGRRMPWVVTNISLPNAGIHGQLGELNFSSLPFLTYIDLHNNSLHGALPASISSLSTLLKLTLQQNQFTGKIPHEIGDLQSLKLLALSFNRLTGHIPASLGNLTMLTELVFHQNMISGPIPKEIGRLVNLQLLQLSSNNISGMIPKSIGNMTQLKVLDMYGPIPISISNLTKMNRLFLHENQITGLIPPELGNLTMLSQLALCTNQITGSIPPELGNLTMLNLLVLYRNQITGPIPLELGYLLNLQDLELDENQISGSIPGKIGNLINLKYLSLPQNQIIGSIPKTFGKLQSIQSIKLFDNKLSGSLPKELGGLINLVEFEVSNNSLSGPLPANICSGGRLQHLTVHYNMFSGPIPRSLKTCTSLVKIILQKTQLTGDISQDFEKLSNLGYLDISGNRLSGSIPKELGAYTKLQSLKINNNNFSGNFPGAIGNLASLQIMLDVSNNNLSGVLPHQLGKLQMLELLNLSHNQFSGSIPSSFVSMVSLSTLHVSYNKLEGPVPTARLLHNASASWFLPNRGLCGNLSGLPPCYSTLASGQHKRHLLLPVVLVLGFIIVATIVVIIMLRFNKRKPQESATSEGRDLFSVWNFDGRLAFDDIVRATEDFDDKYIIGTGGYGKVYKAQLQDGQLGSLHKTLENEELAKEFNWEKRIVLANDVAQAISYLHHECSPPIIHRDITSNNILLDTSFKGYISDFGTARILKSDSSNWSALAGTCGYIAPELSYTSVVTEKCDVYSFGVVALELVMGKHPRDLLDSSLLNGEQAILVKDILDQRLTTPTTEENSLALLIKLAFSCLQSSPQARPTMREAYQTLIRRPASGSYHVPFSTITLQQVMEY from the exons ATGGGACCTTTGTTCTACCTCTGCATGGTGCTCATGCTGCCATGCCTCCTTCCACAGCAAGAAGCACATGCTGTGCGCCATGGAGGGATCTCTCTGAGGTCTCAACACATGGCCCTCCTCCACTGGAAAGCAACACTTGCAAGCCCACTGCTGCAGATGAGTTCTTGGCAGCAAAACACCAGCCCCTGTAACTGGACGGGCATCATGTGCACGGCTGTTCGACATGGCCGCCGCATGCCCTGGGTGGTGACCAATATCTCCCTGCCAAATGCTGGCATCCATGGCCAGCTTGGTGAGCTCAACTTCTCATCTCTTCCATTCCTCACATATATTGACCTTCACAACAACAGTCTCCATGGTGCACTACCCGCTAGTATCAGCTCCCTGTCTACACTTTTGAAACTTACCCTTCAGCAGAACCAATTCACAGGGAAAATTCCTCATGAGATTGGTGACCTGCAAAGTCTCAAGTTGCTTGCTCTCTCATTCAACAGACTCACGGGACATATCCCTGCGTCTCTGGGTAATCTAACAATGTTAACTGAACTTGTCTTTCACCAAAACATGATATCAGGTCCCATTCCTAAGGAGATTGGAAGGCTTGTCAACCTACAACTTTTGCAGCTAAGCAGCAACAACATAAGCGGCATGATACCAAAAAGCATTGGAAATATGACCCAACTGAAGGTTTTGGACATGTATG GTCCAATTCCAATCTCCATAAGCAATCTCACTAAGATGAACCGACTTTTTCTCCATGAAAATCAAATCACAGGTCTAATACCACCAGAACTAGGCAACCTCACCATGCTAAGCCAACTTGCTCTCTGCACAAATCAAATAACTGGTTCAATACCCCCAGAACTAGGGAACCTCACTATGCTCAATCTACTTGTTCTCTATAGAAATCAAATTACAGGCCCAATACCTTTAGAATTGGGCTACTTGCTAAATCTCCAGGATTTAGAATTGGATGAGAACCAAATATCTGGCTCTATTCCCGGCA AAATTGGCAATCTGATAAACCTAAAATATTTATCCTTGCCTCAGAACCAAATTATAGGTTCAATACCAAAAACTTTTGGGAAGTTGCAAAGCATCCAATCAATAAAACTCTTTGATAACAAATTATCAGGTTCTCTTCCTAAAGAGCTAGGAGGTCTCATCAACCTTGTTGAATTTGAGGTGTCTAACAACTCACTTTCAGGACCTTTACCCGCAAATATATGTTCAGGTGGGAGACTTCAACATCTCACTGTTCATTATAATATGTTCAGTGGACCCATTCCAAGGAGTTTAAAGACATGCACGAGTTTGGTTAAAATTATCCTTCAGAAAACCCAACTAACAGGAGATATATCTCAGGATTTCG AAAAGCTAAGCAATCTAGGATACCTTGATATATCTGGGAACAGACTGAGTGGATCAATACCTAAGGAACTAGGGGCCTACACGAAACTACAGTCCTTGAAGATCAACAACAACAACTTCAGTGGGAATTTTCCTGGTGCGATTGGAAATTTAGCAAGCCTGCAGATCATGTTAGATGTAAGCAACAATAACCTTAGTGGAGTGTTGCCACATCAACTTGGGAAGTTGCAGATGCTAGAACTTCTGAATTTATCACATAATCAGTTCAGTGGCAGCATTCCCTCCTCCTTTGTAAGCATGGTGAGCCTTTCAACACTTCACGTGTCCTACAACAAATTGGAAGGACCGGTCCCAACAGCACGGCTACTCCACAATGCTTCGGCAAGTTGGTTTCTTCCCAATAGAGGTCTGTGTGGTAATCTCTCTGGTCTTCCACCTTGTTATTCAACTCTAGCATCTGGTCAACATAAACGGCATCTGCTTTTGCCAGTTGTGCTTGTGTTGGGTTtcatcattgttgctacaattgttgtcATAATAATGCTTAGATTTAACAAGAGAAAACCACAAGAAAGTGCTACTTCTGAAGGAAGGGACCTATTCTCTGTTTGGAATTTTGATGGAAGATTAGCATTTGACGATATTGTAAGGGCAACAGAAGACTTCGATGATAAGTACATCATTGGAACAGGAGGATACGGCAAAGTCTACAAGGCACAACTTCAAGACGGGCAGCTG GGAAGCCTCCACAAGACATTGGAAAATGAGGAGCTAGCAAAGGAATTTAATTGGGAGAAAAGAATTGTTCTTGCAAATGATGTGGCTCAAGCAATATCCTATTTGCACCACGAATGTAGTCCACCTATAATCCATCGAGATATCACAAGCAACAACATTTTACTTGATACATCCTTCAAGGGTTATATCTCAGATTTTGGCACGGCAAGGATTCTTAAGTCCGATTCATCAAACTGGAGTGCACTAGCAGGAACGTGTGGCTACATAGCTCCTG AGCTATCATACACATCTGTTGTGACGGAAAAATGTGATGTTTATAGCTTTGGTGTGGTTGCGCTAGAGCTAGTGATGGGGAAGCATCCAAGGGATCTATTAGACAGTAGTTTGTTAAATGGAGAACAAGCTATACTAGTAAAAGATATTCTGGACCAACGCCTAACTACACCAACAACAGAAGAGAATAGTTTAGCTCTTCTAATCAAGCTGGCCTTCTCTTGCTTGCAATCTTCTCCACAAGCAAGGCCAACCATGCGGGAGGCATACCAAACACTCATCCGGCGACCTGCTTCTGGTTCCTATCATGTGCCTTTCAGCACAATTACATTACAGCAAGTAATGGAATACTGA